A genomic segment from Acidobacteriota bacterium encodes:
- a CDS encoding NADH-quinone oxidoreductase subunit H, which yields MLFDLTAVLVKILLLLGAVLGLTSLLTWMERKQSAVMQDRLGANRASILGVRAFGLPHIFSDALKMFFKEDYVPPGGDRLLHTVAPCVALFFALMSFAVIPFGDTLTLAGRDIPLQVLPLHAGILFVLAMTSLGIYGTFLAGISSNNKYAFLGGLRASSQMISYEITMGATLIGLLMIFGTLDLQAINRVQGELLWGWLPKWGIVLQPLGFLLFVTAGMAETKRVPFDLPEGESEIVGYFVEYSSMKFGAFFMTDFIETILIAALIATLFFGGWQVPFLQPDGFHLPGGAHWALPHLAVVLLQAAALGLKVLFFCWFLLLIRWTLPRFRYDQLMRLGWKFLLPASILNIFVTALVLLLLR from the coding sequence ACTGGTGAAGATCCTCCTCCTCCTGGGCGCCGTGCTGGGGCTGACGTCGCTGCTGACCTGGATGGAGCGCAAGCAGTCGGCCGTGATGCAGGACCGCCTCGGCGCCAACCGGGCCTCCATCCTGGGCGTGCGCGCCTTCGGCCTCCCCCATATCTTTTCCGACGCCCTCAAGATGTTCTTCAAGGAGGATTACGTGCCGCCGGGCGGGGACAGGCTGCTGCACACGGTCGCCCCCTGCGTCGCCCTCTTCTTCGCGCTGATGAGTTTCGCCGTCATCCCGTTCGGCGACACCCTCACCCTGGCCGGACGCGACATCCCGCTCCAGGTGCTGCCGCTCCACGCCGGCATCCTGTTCGTCCTCGCCATGACGTCGCTCGGGATCTACGGCACCTTCCTGGCGGGGATCAGCTCCAACAACAAGTACGCGTTTCTCGGGGGGCTGCGGGCCTCGAGCCAGATGATCAGCTACGAGATCACCATGGGGGCCACCCTCATCGGCCTCCTGATGATTTTCGGCACCCTCGACCTGCAGGCGATCAACCGCGTGCAGGGGGAACTCCTCTGGGGCTGGCTGCCCAAATGGGGCATCGTGCTGCAGCCGCTGGGATTCCTCCTCTTCGTCACCGCCGGGATGGCGGAGACCAAGCGGGTGCCCTTCGACCTGCCGGAAGGGGAATCGGAGATCGTCGGCTATTTCGTCGAATACAGCAGCATGAAGTTCGGCGCCTTCTTCATGACCGACTTCATCGAGACGATCCTCATCGCCGCCCTCATCGCCACCCTCTTCTTCGGGGGCTGGCAGGTCCCCTTCCTCCAGCCCGACGGTTTCCACCTTCCGGGGGGGGCGCACTGGGCGCTGCCGCACCTGGCCGTGGTCCTCCTGCAGGCGGCGGCGCTGGGGCTGAAGGTCCTCTTCTTCTGCTGGTTCCTGCTGCTGATCCGCTGGACCCTTCCCCGCTTCCGTTACGACCAGTTGATGCGGCTGGGGTGGAAGTTCCTGCTGCCGGCCTCGATCCTCAACATCTTCGTGACCGCCCTCGTCCTCCTCCTTTTGAGGTGA